In Mauremys reevesii isolate NIE-2019 linkage group 9, ASM1616193v1, whole genome shotgun sequence, the genomic stretch GTAGCGCAGCTCAACTACCCTTCGAGTTACAAAGTCTCCCTTTAAatcaaacctaaatctcctttgctgcagattaagcccattacagtcttgtcctaccttcagtggacatggagcaCCATTGGTGGCTGTCCCCTTTATAACCGTTCTTAACAGATGTGAGGATTATCAGGTCCGTCCCTTTCCCCTCAAGACTAattgcccagttttttaaccctTCCTCATacgtcaggttttctaaacctttttatcATGTGTGTTGCTCTCCAGAGCGTCCGCTCCAGTGTATCCACATCTTAAAACTATGGGGCCTGAAACTGTACATGATACTTCAACTGAGGCCTCAGCAGGTCTGAGTAGAGCAGGAccattacctcccatgtcttatgcacaacactcttgttaatacaccccacAAAGTTAGCCTGTTTGGCACCTGCATCATGTGTTGGCTCATACACAGTCTGTGATctactgtaacccccagatccttttcagcagtaccatGGCCTAGCTGTTTGTTCCccagtgtgtatgtgtgcattggAGTCTCTCCTCACCCCTCCTTCCTTATGTGTAGTACTGTCTTGTTGATTAGGAGGGTTCGGGGGCTGAGGTGAAGAGTGAGCCAGTCATGATTGGCAAAGGCAGCAGTGCCAAACCACTGGCCTTCCCCCAGCATGAGGGAGTCTTGGAGGGATTGAGAGATGTAGTTACGGTCACAGACACAGATTCCACCTCATTCTGCTGAACTGGCTCCACTCACTGGAGCACGGGTACTAAACAAACTCCAGGTGCTCCTGAGGCCATTCTGTGCCAACAAcataaaaattctgcgcacagttttcaaattctgcaaattgtatttgttAAATAGATGTggtggctccagcatggcaggggcaagcacaggccactgcctgaatGGAAGTGGGAGATGACCCGGcagctgtccccccacccccaggacacAAACTTGGTGATGAGGCTGCACCTAACCCTAACACAGCGCAAGGAATGCACCTGCcctagaaacaccccagggccctgcccctccatgccaggtgtgggcaggcaggctcagcaaagcAGGATCCtagtgtgggggggatccaggtgtgtggcaatctgggtgcaggtggctcagAGGGGATCGggggggggtctggatgcacaggggctttgGGGTGTTCTGTGTGTAATGGGagtctgcaggggggtccaggtgaaggggGTTGGGGCTTAGTGGGGGTGGTCTGGCTATGGATGggatagagctcagcaggggggtgagtgtggggggcatagtgggaggtccagatgctgggagagtggggctcagtgggatgGGGATCCAGTGCATCtggttggggcttggtggggtggggatctgggtgtgagtggctcattggggtggtccaggtgcagggggagtggggatcattGGGGGGATTCTGAGTGCGGGGGAGGCTCTGGATGCAGGGGGTTGGGAAGATGGAGCTACAGCTCCCTGTGCAGGGATCCCTCCCTGTGCAGCTGAGGaatgatgggtgcaggaagtggggagatgtggagtttgcagagcttcctgcacccAGGAGAAATTTGGGGGCCCTAGAtaccatgcaggggaagaggaagtcctgtcctccccagcccagtcaGGACTTGCAGCTGAGCCTggagcagggtaggagccaccagctgggtctttaccagtctgcccccctgccccgcagtgatttacctctctgttggctgccctgggcacccgaaacatactgctggTGGTCTCTGAGAGTCAGAAGGTCCCTTCTGGTCCTGTGGTCCTAATTACCATTGAGACTAAAGGGCATCCATTGGGTTGTGTcagggagcccaggacagactGGGCCATTGGCAGAATAATGAGAGGGGGGGAGATGCAGGGCTGGAGCGGTCGGCAGGGGATGGGCTGCAAGTAACTCAGAAGTGGGGAATGCTTAGGCTGAAAGGGACAGAAATGGAGAAATGTGGGGGAAGGTCGTGGTGTAGCAGCCGGTGCGACAATCCGGCTGTCGGTGCTGTGCAGCCGGCAGCCTCCTGGTtcgtgctggggaggggaaggggtcgACATCTGGCAGTGAGGCAGGAACAGATGAAGTGGGGCTTTGCTTTGTTTCCGTGTATTGTGGACAGATGGAGCCAATCTagcagggctggggccggctGCACTGCGGCTTGGGGGCTCCTCGCAGACGTGTGCGCTCACAGCAGAGGGCCCACACGCGGGTGGCTGTCAGTGGGATCGGCCACAGTGGGGATAAGAGGACACTTTGGGTTGAGCCCTGTggcttggggaaggggagagctgaGCTCAGGCATGGGCATGGGCATGGGCACAGGCCCCCATCAGCCGCACCGGAGGTGTTGGGGGGCCGCGGCTGCTCTCCTGATCCTGCTGCTGCTGACGGGTTACCAGACTTTGCAAGGAGCTGGCTGGAATCACAGGGTGAGTGAAGAACTTCTGAGACTCTGAACTCAGGGGCTTTGTGTAGCTGTTCCCctcgctggggggcggggggagctgggctgtAGCGTatggtggggtgcaggagagggaacAGAATCAGGGAGGCAAAATTAGGGGTTAGCAGGGAATCCTGCCAGGAACCTGGGAGTTTGGCTCTCTTACCCAGAgtgctgcagacaggctgctagAACCAGGCACCgagctgcctctgcctcctccagcTGAAATCATGGCGGGGTGCTCTGGCCAGTGAAAGGGGCTTCTGGCTTCCCAGCCCATGTCCCTCCGAGCCCCTCACCTCTCCCCACTTCCCAGGCTGCCCCATTGGCTGGCATCgcccagagctgggaaaagagcCAAAAATACCCCAGAGGAATTTTCTCCACACagcagagcctgcagcccagcacctgccctggttctggggctggggcagggagaggggatctCAGCTTTCTGAGCCGTATTTCAATGGGCcttgggctgggggaagggcagctgCGGAGTGAAATCAGCACCATCCcatggggaagaggggaccctctcTCTGCCCACTGGGTCCTTGAATGGAGCTGGAGCATAAACCCCCAGTGCTGCTCCCTGTGTCGGGGGTAAAACCAAGCAGATCACAGCTGATAGCTTTCATGGGGGGGTTAGCTAAGCTTGGTAGGCAGAGTGTCCTGGGGTCACTGGCCACAGTGCACGCTGGGACCTGTAGTCTCCCCTGGAGCAGCCTGGCAGAACTCCCTGGTCTGAATTTggctgcaacccccccccccccccgatcccatACTCTTTGCTAACCTGCAGCTGCCATTGGTTGGTGGATACTGCCCAGTGCAACACCCCAGAGGAAGATGCTTCCCAAGTGCTGCCCATGGTGACAACTGAGGCCCATGCTGGGCTGCTGAGATGCGCTGCAGGGACAGCTCAGGAGTCCCGGGGCCTGTTGGAAAGGAGGTGGTCCCTGGGTGTCCCCAGAGGCAGCGGCCAGGGGAAGCCTCTAGCACCGGCGCTGTTTGGATGGAAACCTTCTGCCCTTTTGTGCTGAATAGTCAGAGCTGGGAGCTGCCCGAAACCTGGTGTGGTCTGGGTGGGGTCTCTGGCATTAATGGGAGCAGAGGGTGCAACACCACACTGGCTGGGTGAGAGGCAGGGTGTGGGGAAGCCTGTCTGAGatcctccccagctgctcctaTTGCTTCATGTGGGGGGGCCTGTCTTattttcctgcaggagggagCAACAGCCCCCCAAAAGTTGGATCCTGGTTTCACGGTCGCACAAGGAGGTCACATGGGCATGGGCAGGAGGAGGCGCTATGCCATCAACCCGCTGGGTTATAAATGGGACCATGTTAATCTGACCTATAAGTGAGTGTACCAGGGAGGACAGGGGTGCATCAGCCTGTCCTGCAGCTATTCCCATATGGGGCTCCCTATACGGAACTCAGCTGAGCCCTCTTTAGCCTggcccacagcccccatcccttgCTGTTAGCCCAGTTCTTGGATGTCCCTGTTTGCACCGTTTGGCTTTGAGAGGCCTCAGAAGGTGACCTGGCTCCATAGCGGAGCCTGCCCCCGGCGCCTCTGCACCATGGCGTGTCTCTGGTGAGAGGCGACTCCCGGACACCAGCCTTTGCTAGCAGGAGCTAACTGCTTCCTTCAGGGCGGTAACAGCCACGTGGCTGCCAGGAGCCCAGAGATCTCTGCCAGATGCGCCGATGCTCTCACTGCTCAGGAAATGGGGCCCTGACTCTGCTCAGAACCTGCTCCCCCTGGGCTATGGgtgtcagggagcaggggctgcctctTTGAGCAGTGCCTCTGCCTGCTTGGGGGGTTCAACCAACCCAAATAACCCCCCACCGCTCCTGCTGCTGGGCTATAGGACCCCATGGGGACGTCCCTGCCATGTAGGCACCCAGGGTACAGAAGGAAGAGGACCCTGGCACCCTGCTGTGGCACTTGCCCTAATGCAGTCTCTTTCCATGTTGTGTGGACAGGACCCTTCCACCTAGCTAGAtgcactggggaaggggcagggctgggagctggcctCAGCTCTCAAGAAGTGGTTTGTGGTATGAAGGCATTTGAGAATTGTTAATGTAGACAAcgctcctgccccaccctgcacagcgccccctactgggaGCGGCTGGGACCCCCTCcaccacagccagtgctcctgccctgctccctacagcaccccctggtgggagaggctggggctggagtagctgAGCGCATCCTgcactcctgccccttccctacAGCAGTAGAGGCTGGAGGAGCAGCTGGTGCCCATGGgtcaccctcccctcctcctgctgcaggATCGTGCAGTTCCCCAGCACGCTGAACAAAGGTGACACAGAGAGAGCCATTGCCGCTGCCTTCCGCATGTGGAGCGACGTCTCGCCCCTCAGCTTCCGGCGCCTGCTCCCTGACCAGCCGGCTGACATCACCATAGGTAgaaatgaggggttgggggtggggctgggactgcCATTGGCACAGAACCCCTGTCTCCCTCACTGGTGCCCTCCCCGCCTCTTCTCAGCCCTCCTATCTCCTCTCCCCGCTGCCTTCCTCCCGTTGGTGCAGATGTCTCTAGGGTTGCCTCTGGGTGCTGCAGACCCAAGCTGCAGGGGAGCCATCTCAAAGGCTTTGAGACCATGTGCCACCCCCATTCActccttccctgctgccagaTCTTGCCCCAGCAGATCATCCATGCAAGCCCACAGGCCCTCCCCAGTACACACCTGGGACCGAAGAGGGGCTGTCACAGGCAGACTTAGCAGATCCAATCacacctccccctctccagcaAGTTCCAGAGCTGGGGTTCCTGCTCCCAGCCACCAGCAGACTCACTCCCCGACCTTTGATACCTTTGCTCTGGGATTCACACGGCCCTGTGCTTCCAGGACGTCTTTCTGGTTGTTCTTGGGCAGGCTTCTACAGCTTTAACCACAGTGACTGCTGGTTCTCCCCGCGGCACCCCTGCTTTGATGGGCTGAACGGGGAGCTGGCCCACGCCTTCCTGCCGCCCCGGGGCGAGATCCATTTTGACAACCACGAGTTCTGGATCCTGGGCCGCTCGCACTTCAACTGGAAACAAGGTAGGAGGGAGCACTTGGCGGCCAGAGGTCTGCCTGGGTTAGCAGGGCAGACACCTCTCCTGTCCTGAGATCCCTCACAAACGGCCTTGGGTTGGCTAGCACCTCTGTGAGGTTCATTATCCCCTTCACCAAAGCACCAGCTCCACCTTGGCCTGCGCCGCACGGCTAGGCCAGATCTCCTAATCCCCAGCCCTTTCTCCAGGGAGAGCTCTCACTCCCAACACCATCAACCCCCAGTCTGGtcactcctctcctcctccatcagCCCTTTCCCGGGGGAGCCAATTCAGTGATGGGAGCGGTCAGCTACCGGCTCTCAGTGCTTTGTCACAACCAGGCTTagcctgcccaccccccagcagGAGCCCACCCCCTACAGCTCCCTGTGCCACAGCAGGGCCCTGGAGGCAGAGGGACGGGGGAAATGCACATACTACAGCCAGCAGGAGCACCTTGTTCTGCTGCTATAGAGCCGGAtgccttcccagctctgcccaggggTGCAGGGCACACCCTGACCACTAGCTCATGGCAGCTCCAGCACAGGGGGAGAGATTCCAGCTCGTCCGGGCTCCTCCCAGCTCCCCTCAGGGGGAGATGACTTGCGGCCAAGGCCAGCTTAGAGCAGCTCCAGCCTATGATTCTCCCAAGGGTCCTGGTTCAAGTCCcagctgccagggccagctcgtccaagcaacaacaaaaaaaggccGCTCGGACTGTGCCGCCCGAAGATTggccggaatgctgccccttagcatgtgccgtcCCAGGCACGTGTTttctccgctggtgcctggagccggccctgccagctgcATGAGCTTGTGCTCTGGGGTGGCTTCTTCCAGGGCCCCTAGACTAGTAGAGGTTGTGGCTGGGAATTGTTCACCCCCCATGAGGCCCCTCTGCtgtgggttctgcagggatctgctgtctccccctcccagtgGGTTTGCCAGGCGGCTTGGGTTGAGGTGCCGTCCATCTGCAGGTGACACAGGGGCCTTGCCTCTCTCATCGCCCCAGAAAGCTGCAGTCTCTCTTTGGGCCCAGCCAAGCCGGTAAGCTGGTGAAGAGCGAGCTGGCTGCAGCTCAGACAACGTAGGTGAAAGGTGGGAGCATGGAGGCAATGGCAGGAGGAGCCTTCCCTGTGGCGGcagcctctggccagtggggctgCACTCTTGGGGGGCCTGTGGATGCCCCACTGTTCCTTGGGGACATAAGTGGCTCTGCACCTGCTTTTGGCACCTGGGTGTCATTTCCTCCTGGGTGGTGGGTGCTCTCCCACAACCCTGTCCTTCCTCAGCTCGGAGCACGCTGTGCACGGGGAGTGCGCACACGGCAGCGGCTCGGTCCTTGCAGACAACGGCTGAagggtgctgctgctgttgcccatgACGTCCAACCCTGCCTCTTTTTCCATGCCCCCACAGCTGATCTCTTCTCCCTGGCAGGGTGTTCCCCGGGGGGAGCTCCTGTTGTACTTAAACTACTGCACAGGCTCTTTTCGGGGGAATAAGGGAAAGCGCCACATTTATTGGTAATACATGTACCAATCCACACTGTATCATATGCATATGTTATAttacactctcacacacacacaagcacacttcgtcttgttgttgttaccaactagttgctcccctcaacttcactggccaggtgagttaaacgggggaggggtggagccgggcttctgccgatccggatcgatgctccTATGTTGTTAACAAGACGAGACCCGGGGTCCTGTGCAAGACACCTcccatttatagcagcttccctctcatgcaaatctatagcagattcaaaatctgtgtctgTGTTCATTGGTCCTTTTGTGCTGCTTCtttctgggtgttgtcccaatgctgtTCAAAGAGGGTGTTTTCAAAAGAAGGTGCTTGCTTGTAACCCCCAAGGCCGTCAATATGTCTGCTCTCCTCCTTTATATTCCCTGCTGTTGGGTTGGGTTAGGACAGGGGCTGCGtgcgggggtggtggggagctgcAGCGGTGGCTCTTCCGGGATGCTTGCAGTTGGGTAGCAGAGAGGAGTCAGGCTGGGCTTGCTCAGGAGTCTGCTCCaagagccccctccctgcaccgaggcggctgggagctgccagggctggcgttCCAGCCTATCTGCGTGGCCCTGCTTCCTTGGGGTGCTCTGTGCTTGCAGGGGTCTGGCTGAATGACCTGGTCCaggtggcagctcatgagatcggCCATGCCCTGGGCCTGTGGCATTCACGGGACGTCCGCGCGCTCATGCACCCAAACGCCACCTACAGCAGGACGTGGCGCATCAGCCAGGATGACGTCTGGGCCGTTCAGCGACTGTACGGTAAGGGGGTGCCAGGAAGTGCCAGCACTGAAGCGTGCCCAGCACCTAGTTGCCATCTGGCCCTAGAAGAGGGGACTGTCCCCCCGAGGACTCCCTCTCCTGAGTCACTGTCCTGCACTGAGACATCGGCCCAGCCGCATCCAGCCAGCAGCCCAGAACGTAGAGCTGCCTCGGGGTCACCTTGGCTAGTGTAGCCTACGGATGCCATAGCAATCGTTATGGGGGCGGGGTCACTGGGAGGAAAATGAGCAAAGGGCAGTCCAGGGTCCAGGCCAAAGGGTGTGATAAGGTGTGTGACAGGCAGCAGGGAGGCGACTGGGTGGGGATAGGATGGGAGCGCCCAGCTCTCAATCGGGGGTTGCACTGGCTGGGACTCTTCCATCCCAAATTCCTTGGCTGCTTCTGTACCAAAGGTCAATCCCCTGTGTGGCTGGGTGGTGGTTTTACTGCAACACTCAGCTCATCTCGGGGCCCGGCCCTGTGTGCTGTCCCTGCAGGCTGCGTGGATGAGAAGCGGCAATGTGAGCCTTGGGCCCGGCTGGGATTCTGCATGCGCCGGCGCGCCTTCATGAAGAGGCACTGCCCCAAAATCTGCAACGCCTGCTTTGGTGAgaaacccccaccctgctgctaaCTGGTGCTATGAGCTATagaaacgagctgcccacaggtccaccagccctgcccagccccccgcaAAGCAAATGCCCCCTAGCACCTCCCATGCCCCTCAATCTCCATCAGGCCTCTGCAGTATGAGGAGGGGTCTGGGGGAGCTGCGAGGTCCCTCAGCTGTTGGCGTCACTGCTCTTTGTCTCTCTTTCAGAGCCACCTgctgtctcctcctccccctctgtgCGGCCCCCCCACATTCACACCAAGTACATCTCTGAAGGGAGAGTCCTAACCTTCCGCTGTGGGCTGAACTCCTCCAGGCCACAGCTGCAAGTCAGGTGAGCCACTaccccctgcagccgggggccCTTCTTGGGTGCAGAGCATTCACTCTTCCCGCAGTAGCCACCAGACCTGCCCCAGGTCTCCCTAGCCCCATAGGGCTGATCTCTGCTGTAACCTCCTTGCCTGGAAGCTGATGTCTTCTGAGGGAGAAGGTCTCTCCCAGTGCAGCTCGCTCTCCTGGAGCTGGTGTCTGTGCAGATGCTGCCAGCTCTGGAGGGCAGGAAGGAGGGAGGCTACTGCATTGGAAAGGCAGAGCAGATGGGGTTCAGTGGCTGCTGAGCCTTGAACACCCCTCCATTAAGGAGCAACCAGGGGCCTTGATTCTGACCATGCCTGAATGAAACAAACCTCTCCACCGTGTTCTGTGTATCAAGTCCCTGTCCCTGACTAGCGGGCACAGTGGAGAgatggagggaagggagaaatGGCTTGAtctcggctgtggctgggagtgaTCTGGGCAGAAGGCAGGAGGCAGTTAGCATaccaggagctgcaggaaaggcgtTAGCACTCGTGGGGTGATGCTGAGTGATGGGTCCGAGGAGGCTGGTGCTAGCTGAGAGCAACTACCTTGGACTTACTGTACTGTCCCCCTTTCTCTTGCAGCTGGTACAAAGATGGGGAGCGTCTTTCACGCTCTGTTCCCGGCTTTGAGTTGCTGCCGCGCCAGGAGCTGCGCGTTCGTGCCACCGAGTTCAGCGAAGGGCAGTACACATGCTTGATCCGCCACGCCAGCAGGATCCTCCGGGCCAATTCTTGGCAGATAAAGCTCAAGGCCAGGAGCCCTTCCTCCCACAAGCAACCAGGGCTCCGAAGGGACATGCAGGGAAATGCACGTGCCTGATTCATAGGGCAAGGGATGTATGTACAATTGTGAGCATGTGCCCCAGGGCTCTGTGTGGGGACAGTATCGTCCCTGTTCTTCACAGCAGTCTCATTGCTCGGGTGTCTCGTCACTCAGCATCCTGGCCCATCTCCT encodes the following:
- the LOC120372355 gene encoding matrix metalloproteinase-23-like translates to MGMGRRRRYAINPLGYKWDHVNLTYKIVQFPSTLNKGDTERAIAAAFRMWSDVSPLSFRRLLPDQPADITIGFYSFNHSDCWFSPRHPCFDGLNGELAHAFLPPRGEIHFDNHEFWILGRSHFNWKQGVWLNDLVQVAAHEIGHALGLWHSRDVRALMHPNATYSRTWRISQDDVWAVQRLYGCVDEKRQCEPWARLGFCMRRRAFMKRHCPKICNACFEPPAVSSSPSVRPPHIHTKYISEGRVLTFRCGLNSSRPQLQVSWYKDGERLSRSVPGFELLPRQELRVRATEFSEGQYTCLIRHASRILRANSWQIKLKARSPSSHKQPGLRRDMQGNARA